A stretch of the Panicum virgatum strain AP13 chromosome 9N, P.virgatum_v5, whole genome shotgun sequence genome encodes the following:
- the LOC120691539 gene encoding metal transporter NRAT1-like: MQGFLDMEMKSWVRNLITRVIAIGPSLIVSIVSGPSGAGKLIIISLMVLSFQMPFALIPHLKFCNSSKKVGLLKEFIYTVVIAWILSFALIVDNTYFLVHVVIV; this comes from the exons ATGCAG GGGTTTCTGGACATGGAGATGAAAAGCTGGGTACGGAACCTCATCACACGAGTCATCGCCATTGGTCCGAGCCTCATTGTCTCCATTGTCAGCGGTCCATCAGGTGCTGGAAAGCTGATCATCATCTCATTG ATGGTGCTGTCGTTTCAGATGCCGTTCGCGCTCATCCCTCACCTCAAGTTCTGCAACAGCAGCAAGAAAGTTGGACTCCTCAAGGAATTCATCTAT ACGGTGGTGATTGCGTGGATCCTAAGCTTCGCGCTCATCGTGGACAACACCTACTTCCTGGTGCATGTAGTGATTGTCTGA
- the LOC120691538 gene encoding 50S ribosomal protein L18-like: protein MVIPPPERAARVTRFLKPYLLRMHFSNKYVSAQVIHTPTATVACSASSQEKLLKPNMVSTRDVSAAAKIGKLLGERLLLKGIPAVSIHMKREQKYHGKVKAVIDSVREAGVKLL from the coding sequence ATGGTGATCCCTCCACCAGAAAGGGCGGCTAGAGTCACCCGTTTTCTGAAGCCCTACCTGTTGAGGATGCATTTCTCAAACAAGTATGTATCCGCTCAGGTCATCCATACCCCAACAGCGACTGTTGCATGTTCAGCAAGCTCGCAAGAGAAGCTCCTGAAACCAAACATGGTATCGACCCGTGATGTTTCAGCTGCGGCGAAGATTGGAAAGTTGCTCGGTGAGCGCCTTCTGCTCAAGGGAATACCTGCAGTGTCCATCCACATGAAGAGAGAACAGAAGTACCATGGGAAAGTCAAAGCTGTAATAGATTCTGTTAGAGAAGCTGGagtcaaattgttgtga